A section of the Streptomyces sp. CG1 genome encodes:
- a CDS encoding VlmB-like protein, producing the protein MTDPVVSTAPEADWDKAPGLLDGAKELTLGPEECDLAYWITSVAQGTLRDRGVTGHHENALTPDFLKAPGPLRQALVLEFGFRALAEELATRLLGHYVSIAPGIPQMEFYATQLLDEARHARVFRQHLVELGVPHQTLLKDIEQMARDYRRRVLDPVVDFTLDIVRDRADFPGGVAVFAIVIEGVLAPAAELSERKWTPLSPATGEISRGTAIDEIRHLTVASTILRDHVIEHPGYTPRLLEILRAGVQLWDRIPDREFVLHREELFQQGMHEHADRIGDYEIWPGVRLLDTTAEQRYDMAERWTDEMAEVRMAYMGLPVEVLAPEAGA; encoded by the coding sequence ATGACCGACCCCGTTGTGTCAACAGCCCCCGAGGCGGACTGGGACAAGGCGCCCGGTCTGCTGGACGGCGCGAAGGAACTCACCCTCGGCCCCGAGGAGTGCGACCTCGCCTACTGGATCACCTCCGTCGCCCAGGGCACCCTGCGCGACCGCGGGGTGACCGGCCACCACGAGAACGCCCTCACCCCGGACTTCCTGAAGGCGCCGGGCCCGCTGCGCCAGGCGCTGGTGCTGGAGTTCGGCTTCCGGGCGCTGGCGGAGGAGCTGGCCACCCGGCTGCTCGGCCACTACGTCTCGATCGCACCCGGCATCCCCCAAATGGAGTTCTACGCCACGCAGTTGCTGGACGAGGCCCGGCACGCCCGGGTGTTCCGGCAGCATCTGGTGGAGCTGGGTGTCCCGCACCAGACCCTGCTGAAGGACATCGAGCAGATGGCCCGGGACTACCGCAGGCGGGTCCTGGACCCGGTGGTGGACTTCACCCTGGACATCGTCCGCGACCGGGCCGACTTCCCCGGCGGGGTCGCCGTGTTCGCCATCGTCATCGAGGGCGTGCTCGCCCCGGCCGCCGAGCTGAGCGAGCGCAAGTGGACCCCGCTGTCCCCGGCGACCGGCGAGATCTCCCGCGGCACGGCGATCGACGAGATCCGCCACCTCACCGTGGCCAGCACCATCCTGCGCGACCACGTCATCGAGCACCCCGGATACACGCCACGGCTGCTGGAGATCCTGCGCGCGGGCGTGCAGCTGTGGGACCGGATCCCGGACCGGGAGTTCGTCCTCCACCGCGAGGAACTGTTCCAGCAGGGCATGCACGAGCACGCGGACCGGATCGGGGACTACGAGATCTGGCCCGGCGTACGGCTGCTCGACACCACCGCCGAGCAGCGCTACGACATGGCGGAACGCTGGACCGACGAAATGGCCGAGGTCCGCATGGCCTACATGGGCCTGCCCGTAGAGGTTCTCGCCCCGGAGGCCGGCGCATGA
- a CDS encoding flavin reductase family protein, translating into MTTATDVRRPVRQDPAERRHALYHLASPVSVLTTGPEDRMHGTTASTVTLVSRTPLLLGVVLRAGSAFARRAAAEGRFAVNVLGAEQADAARRFADSSRPDGDAAFAGLAWTADRYAHAPLIAGALAHYVCRFHSAHPAGDSELLLGHVVRATADDGPPLFSYAGGLYAGSLRPAKEAAAS; encoded by the coding sequence ATGACCACCGCCACGGATGTACGGCGCCCGGTCCGGCAGGACCCGGCCGAGCGCCGGCACGCCCTGTACCACCTGGCCTCCCCGGTGTCGGTGCTCACCACCGGCCCCGAGGACCGTATGCACGGCACGACGGCCAGCACGGTCACCCTCGTCTCGCGCACGCCCCTGCTCCTCGGGGTCGTCCTGCGGGCCGGCTCGGCCTTCGCCCGCCGCGCGGCCGCGGAGGGCCGGTTCGCGGTCAATGTGCTCGGCGCCGAACAGGCCGATGCGGCACGGCGGTTCGCGGACAGCTCCCGGCCCGACGGCGACGCCGCCTTCGCGGGCCTGGCCTGGACGGCGGACCGGTACGCACACGCCCCGCTGATCGCGGGCGCGCTCGCCCACTACGTGTGCCGTTTCCACTCCGCGCACCCCGCGGGCGACAGCGAGCTGCTGCTCGGGCACGTCGTACGCGCCACGGCGGACGACGGGCCACCGCTGTTCAGCTACGCCGGCGGGCTGTACGCCGGCTCCCTGCGCCCGGCGAAGGAGGCCGCCGCGTCATGA
- a CDS encoding type II toxin-antitoxin system RatA family toxin, whose translation MRHVELDALIPAEQAETVLHAVRRWEKYPDLAPHVNATTVHASYPDPKASSSWELHFRSGLLRWTEDDTVVPEEGEIRFEQSDGDFDSFAGTWSIRQSGDDVTVRFDADFDFGIPSLEGILDPIAERVIKETVAWALTGLYPAVRIRGGVELTEPAAVGA comes from the coding sequence GTGCGGCACGTCGAACTCGATGCCCTGATACCCGCGGAGCAGGCCGAGACGGTCCTGCACGCCGTACGGCGCTGGGAGAAGTACCCGGACCTGGCGCCGCACGTCAACGCGACCACCGTGCACGCCTCCTACCCCGACCCGAAGGCCTCCTCCAGCTGGGAGCTGCACTTCCGCAGCGGCCTGCTGCGCTGGACCGAGGACGACACGGTCGTACCGGAGGAGGGCGAGATCCGCTTCGAGCAGTCCGACGGCGACTTCGACTCCTTCGCCGGGACCTGGTCGATCCGGCAGTCCGGGGACGACGTCACGGTCCGCTTCGACGCCGACTTCGACTTCGGCATCCCGAGCCTGGAGGGCATCCTCGACCCGATCGCCGAGCGGGTCATCAAGGAGACCGTCGCCTGGGCGCTGACCGGGCTGTACCCGGCGGTGCGCATCCGGGGCGGCGTCGAACTCACCGAGCCCGCCGCGGTCGGCGCCTAG
- a CDS encoding aspartate aminotransferase family protein, with translation MTVIQESPEAPAAAAVDDEAEILNLYRAHLSKGRATLAELFGSHMEVASEGAWLTTSDGERFLNAGGYGVFIMGARHPIVMEEVERQLRTHPTATRILLEPTVARAAEALVSVLPPGLDRVHFALSGAEAVETGLKLARAGGRKRTVSMRGGYHGKTLGALSATAKDVYQAPFRPLVPDFRHLPYGDADALEAELRAHPGEVCVILEPVQGEGGVIVPPKGYLKRVEELVREYDGFLILDEVQSGFGRLGEWWGADIEGVVPDVLLTGKALGGGVMPVSAAVATRKAFRPFDKDPYVHTATFSGQPVLMAAVQGAIRAVKEERLVTRAMDLGARLLPRIAEVARRNIPELVADVRGRGLLIGVELVEAGLAGELLIELFNHGVVANHSMNGSSVVRFTPPAVLDDTDVDFLVNSFDLATRDLIKGAATMPEGGN, from the coding sequence GACGAGGCGGAGATCCTCAACCTCTACCGGGCCCACCTCAGCAAGGGCCGGGCCACGCTCGCCGAGTTGTTCGGGAGTCATATGGAGGTGGCGTCCGAGGGCGCCTGGCTCACCACGAGCGACGGTGAGCGCTTCCTGAACGCCGGTGGCTACGGCGTGTTCATCATGGGCGCCCGGCACCCGATCGTGATGGAGGAGGTGGAGCGGCAGCTGCGCACCCACCCCACCGCGACCCGCATCCTGCTGGAGCCGACGGTGGCCCGCGCCGCCGAGGCCCTGGTCTCCGTGCTGCCGCCCGGTCTCGACCGCGTGCACTTCGCGCTGTCCGGCGCGGAGGCCGTGGAGACCGGTCTGAAGCTGGCCCGTGCGGGCGGCCGCAAGCGGACGGTCTCGATGCGCGGCGGCTACCACGGCAAGACGCTCGGCGCCCTGTCGGCGACCGCCAAGGACGTCTACCAGGCGCCGTTCCGCCCGCTCGTCCCCGACTTCCGGCACCTGCCGTACGGCGACGCCGACGCCCTGGAGGCCGAACTCCGCGCCCACCCGGGTGAGGTGTGCGTGATCCTGGAGCCGGTGCAGGGCGAGGGCGGGGTCATCGTCCCGCCGAAGGGCTATCTCAAGCGGGTCGAGGAACTGGTCCGGGAGTACGACGGGTTCCTGATCCTCGACGAGGTGCAGTCCGGGTTCGGGCGGCTCGGCGAGTGGTGGGGCGCCGACATCGAGGGCGTCGTACCGGACGTGCTGCTCACCGGGAAGGCGCTCGGCGGCGGGGTGATGCCGGTGTCGGCGGCCGTCGCCACCCGCAAGGCGTTCCGCCCCTTCGACAAGGACCCCTACGTCCACACCGCCACCTTCTCCGGGCAGCCGGTGCTGATGGCCGCGGTGCAGGGCGCGATCCGGGCCGTCAAGGAGGAACGCCTGGTCACCCGGGCCATGGACCTCGGCGCCCGGCTGCTGCCGCGGATCGCGGAGGTCGCCCGGCGCAACATCCCCGAACTGGTGGCGGACGTGCGCGGCCGGGGGCTGCTGATCGGCGTGGAGCTGGTCGAGGCGGGCCTCGCCGGCGAGTTGCTGATCGAGCTGTTCAACCACGGCGTGGTCGCCAACCACTCCATGAACGGCAGCTCGGTGGTGCGGTTCACGCCGCCCGCCGTGCTGGACGACACCGACGTGGACTTCCTCGTCAACTCCTTCGACCTGGCCACCCGCGATCTGATCAAGGGCGCGGCCACAATGCCGGAAGGCGGTAACTGA